TTCGAGCACATGGACATCCGCTTCTATCACCGGCCCCGCGAGCGAACGGTGTCCGAGGTCCAGGGGTTCCTGGGCTCGCGGTCCGAGGGGTACGAGCTGAAGGAGGCCGGCAGGCGGACCACCGTGGTCCTGGCCAGGGCCAAGGTCACCATCACCGTGACCGCGCAGCCGGGGGGCGATTCCGAGGTCATCATCGAGTGCCTCGAGCCGGCCGGGACGGAGCTGTGCGACGAGCTGAAGAAGTGCCTGGACCGCCGTTAGGCCCGGCCGTGCGATTCCCCCAACACCATGGCGCCGGAGATCAGGTGGGCGATGCGCAGCGGCTCCGGCAGCGCGCCCTGCACCGTGCATTCCCTGATGATGTCATCGAGGGTGTCGCCGTCGATGCCCACCGCGGTCGCGTACAGCGACCTGTTCTTCGCGCCGACCCGGAACAGGGGGTTGCGCTTTATGACGGCGAGCCGGTCCCGCCAGTCCGGGAAATGAGCGCGGAGCGCGTCCTCCATCTTGAGGAAGTCGGGCATTTCCCGGGTCACGGTAGCGCACGGCACCCCGATGGCCTTGTGGATGCTGTCGATGTCGATCACGTTGAACCCGCCCACGGCCACGCCGTCGAACATGATGAGCTTCAGCTGCTCGGTGTACCGGGACCGCTCAAGCATGGCGATGACGGCGTCGTTGGCGTCACAGCCGTCCACGGCCACCTCGGTGCGCATGATGCCCTCGATGTACACGGGGAGGCGGGCCACCACCCCCACCACCAGGGCGCGCTCGGCGCGGAAAGAGAAGGGTGAATCGTCGATCCCGAGCACCCGCACCTGCTTTTTCATCGCCTACACCAGTTTGAGGTGGCCGGTCACCCTGTCCACGACGTCGTTCGGCCCGGGACCGATGCCCAGGCAGGTCACGGTGTTCGGGGGTATCTCGGTCATGCCCGCGTCCACTATCAGCGAGGTGGTTAGGCGAAGGTCCTCGGCTGACACCTTAAGCTCGAACAGCTCCTCCAGGTTCGGCACTTTCACCACCACCTTCCTCTGCCCCTCCGAGTACCACCGGTCGAACCACTCAGGGGTCTTCTTCTTGGCCGCCAGGGCGCAGTTGACCGCTGCGTGCGCGACCTGGGCCGCCATCTTGCCGGCGGACAGCCTTAGGTCCCACCGGACCGCTATGACCATCTTGTACGAGAAATCCATAATGATACCTGGATGGGGAAGGGACGGCTTTTCATGATTTAAAAGATGATGGATTGCATCCACGCTTCGGTCGGCGAGAACACGGCAATCGACGTGGGCGTTGATAATCAGCCCCAATAATCGGGACCATACCTACTATCACCCCTAAGAACGGTCCCCGTTCGACCCCGGAAGGGGCAAGCTATTTGGAGGGATGCATAATCGTAAGTAAAAAAATACCCAAGATAGCTGTAGCGCTGTCGGCACTGGCACTATTGCTGCCAGGGGTCTTCCTGGTGGGAGGCCCCGATACTGCCGCAGCGGCAACGTCAGCATCCGCCTATGGCCGGATATCGGTATCCGGCTCCGACATAACCGTCGATGGCGACGCGTCGGCGCAATTCTTCGGAGTGGTGGATACAACCGCCCTGCAGTTCGCGATCCTTGCGTACGTAGAGGGCGAGACCCAGTATGCGGGAAAGACCTCGGTGTTCAACGGCCCCGACACCTCTGACCAGGGCTACATATCGCAGAACGCCAACGCGGAGGAGTTCTGGAGCCAGTACTTCGCCTTGCTGGAATACTACGATTGCAACCTGGTCCGGATCGGCGCGGGGGACTCGTGGGGCAGCCAAATAGAGTACCGGGCATGGACCCAACACCACGATGCGTACCTATCCCTGCTGGAGACCATGCTGGAGCAGGCCGAGGCCCACAACGTGTGGGTAGTGCTGGTCCTGGCCGGATCGCAGGAATATCCCACCTACACATATGGCGGGAGCGGTTCGGTGTTCGACACCGGCTCGACGGCCTACGCGAACTACGTCGAGTACTGCAACGAGGTGATGGCGGCGCTGGAGGACTATGACGGCCTCGGGTGGTACGATCTCTTCAACGAGCCGGACCACAACAACTGCTACGCCAACTACTGGAGCTCCCACGGCGGCAAGACCGCGTTCCATGCCTGGGCCAGCGCGGTCGCCGCCGACACGGCGGACGCATCCACGCACCCCCGCAGCATGGGAGTGGCAGGCTATGGCAACATGTTCGGGTGGAGCCAGTCCGACTTCGACCTCGCCACCGGTACGGTGGGCTTTGAGATCGCCTCTCGGCACTACTATGCCTCGGCGAGCGACGCCAGCCTGTTCTCTACCCCCGAGCAGTGGGCCGAGAACGATAATATACCCCTGTTCTGGGGAGAACTGGCGTACAACGCGGTGTACCCCCTGACCAGGTGGACCTTTGGCGAGGAGGCCATCTACGCCAACGGCGGGCAGGCCATTGCATCGATGGTGCTGACCGGCACCTCTGGGTACCCGTACACTGGAGGGACCATAGTCGGCACCGGCGATGACGCCGATGACAGCGCCGACGACGGTACGACCGGGCCCGTGGACGAAACCCCCAGCGGCAACGACAGCTCCGTTCTTCCGACCGACAACGGGACGGGGAACGTCACCGGACCGACCGAGGGCACCCCCGGCGGCAATGAGACGGAGGGGCCCGGTCCCTCTGAGGGCAACGGCACCGCTCCGATAGGCGGGCCGTGCCAAGAGAGGCCGGACCGCTCGCCCCACCATGGCGATGCCTGGCATCACCATGGTAAGCGCTGGCACCACTTCGGAGCGCTTGACCGCTGGAGCGAGGGGGCATGGCATCAGGCCGGGAGGGCGCCCCGCTGCTGAGGCCAGAGCATCCCATCGGACCGACCCAAACCCATCCCTTTTTTATGCCGACCGTTCAGGGGGCTTGACGCATGAAACGATGAGAGGTGAACACACATGACCATGTTGATAGAGGAGCACACCTACATGCTGGGCGTTAGGGGAAAGACCGTAGAGAGGCTGAAAGCCGTCGACATCGAGACCCTGGAGGACCTGGCCGACGCGCCCATCGACCTCATTGTCAAGAACCTCCGGTGCACCGTCGAGCGGGCCAGGGTTTTGATCAACCGGGCCAAGAGGGCCGTCCGCATGAAGATGCCTGCCCGGCCTGCGGGCCGGGAGGATGGAACGAAAGCGCAGCGGACCGGCCGGGGCCGCGGTCCCCGGGAACGGGACGAGGAGCGGCCCGTGTTTTATGTGCGCGGCCCATAGACGGACCTGATCCGACAGCTCGCATGATGGGGCGTCCACTGAGGACTGTTCGGACACCGGAACGGCCGCCGTACCGAGCCGACGCGGTTGGGGCACTGCCGCAAAAAGCAGCCGAGAAAAAGTTCGAAGGCCGCCTCCGCGTGCCGTAGAGGCGGCCTCTGGCCCGGGGTTCACGAGCTCAGGCGGCGGTTGAAGATCGTTGTCGCCAGCCCGAGGATGACGATGGACAGTCCGATGCCGAGGGCCGCGGTGGCCTCCAGAGAGAACATGTTCTCCAGAGCTGGCAGGACCACGACGGCGGAGAGCTGGTTCCCGCCGTAGAGGGTCAAGATGACCCCGACCAGCACGGACCTGACCAAGCTGCCGAACAGCACCGCCGCGGCGGAGCAAAGGCAGGCCATGGTCAGGGTGACAAGCATCGGGCCCCGCAGCGCTCCAAGGTCCACCGTTCCGCTGACATACCAGTCATAGCCGTTCGCCAGCACCAGGGCGAGCGCGGCGGCCAGGACCACGCACGTCAGCACCGCGAGGTACTTCGCCAGCAGCAGATGCGACCGCTTCACCGGCCGCACCAGGAACAGGTCGAAGGCCCCCTGCGAGCGCTCGTTAATGATGCTGACCGCCAGCGTGGTCGAGGCCAGGAGGCCGGCGGTCGAGGATACCAACAAAGCGGTGAACGCGCCCAGGGGCATGCCCCCGAGATCCGGGGAGAGAATGTACATCAGCACTGCTATCGCAGGCAGCCCGACGAACAGGATGGCCATGACCTTGGAGCGGTAGAATCCGTTCAGCTCATCCTTGATGAGCAAGGCGAGGCTCATGCCGTACCCTCCACGCAGGCCATGTAGATATCCTCAAGCTTAGGGTCATGACGGTTAAAGGAGCGGACGTTGCACCCCGCTTTCATAAGCGCCTCGATGAGCCGGGGGGCCACGACATCCCATTGTCCCGGGTCGTTGATATGCGCCACCAGCAGGCCGGCGGACGGCTGCCTAAGGTCGATCCCGGGCATGTTGATGGACTTCCACTCTCCCTTGTCGTCGGCGAGCTCCACCACTAGCTCAGAGCGCAGGGAGACCAGCTTCTCCAGCCCCCTGATCGGCCCAGCATAGCGTACCTTCCCGCCCTGCAGCAGGCCGACCGAATCGGCTAGGTCCTCCACGTCGGAGAGTATGTGCGAGGAGAACAACACGGTCGTGCCCGACTCCCTCAGTTCCCGTACGATCTTCTTGAACAGGAAGCGGCTGGCGGGGTCCAGGGCGGCCATGGGCTCATCGAGGACCAGCACCGCCGGTTCATGCAATATCGCCTGGGCGAGGCCCAGCTTCTGCAAGGTCCCCCCGGAAAGCTTGTTGATCTTCCTTCCCCGGTACTCTTCGATCCCCAGCTGTCCCAGCACCTCGTCGATGCGCCGGCCGAGGCGCTCCCCTTCCAGCCCGGACAGCTTGCCCAGGGTCCTGAGGGCCTGCTCGGCGGTCCTCCATTCCTGGAAGGCGGCGCGCTGGGGCAGGTAGCCGACTCGGACCTTGCGACGCGCCTCCGGCGAGACCATGTCCATGCCCGACACCAGGACCTTGCCCCCGTCGCGGGGGACCAGGCCCAGGAGGGAACGGATGATGGTCGATTTACCGGCGCCGTTGGGGCCGATGAGACCGAACACCGCCCCCTCGTCCACTCGGAGGCTGGCGTGGTCGACTGCCAGGACCTCCCCGTATTTCTTGACCAGCTCTTCGATGATTATAGCTTCCATGGTATTGCACCTTGCATGGAAGTGTACGGCCCTGTGTGCCTTGAGCTGATGTTCCCGTCCGAGATGAGGGAACGGCCTCTATTCATGATTTCTTATCCCATTTATTCCCAGGGAGGGGGACGAAAAGGCCATCGGCCTCCGGGCCAGTCATTTCGACCGGTCGGAGATGAGCTTGTCCATCCATGTCGGGTAGAGGCGCATGTCGTAGAACAGGTTGGAGTACAAAGACTCGAAATCTTCGTTGGCGTTGAGGGATGCCTCCGCGTCCCGCAGCTCCTTCAGGTCCCGGGCCCACATCGACAACAACAGCAGATCGGGCTCGACGTTCGATGCAGATACGCCGAGAATGTGGGGATTCCTGCTGTTGAATAGTGCGAGGGCGGCGTCCTGAAGCGACCGGCCGCCCCGTTTTAACTTGGCGTGCACGATGGATGTGAGGCCACCCGACGAACAGGGGCCCCCGTCGAGCATATAGTACACGAACTTCTGCTCCTCCAGGGCTTCCAACCTCCTCTTCACTGTCTTAGCCGTGGAGCCCACATCCTTGGCCACATCCTGGAGCGGACGACGACAATCGTCCCACAGCGCCTTGACGATGCGATAGTCCGTTCTGGTCAGGGGGTCCTTGGCCGGAGGTTGACCGATCATGACCATGGCCAGAGCCCTCAGGTCGTCGATGCGGCCGACATTTCGCACGAACGCTTGATAATCCAGCATTTCCTGGTGGGACCGGACCCAGGCGTCCACATACAGGAACTGCCCGCCCGCGGCGACGATGCGCGAGGTGCATTCGTGCTCGCCGATCCTCTCCATCGTCGCCAGGAAGTCATTGGCCGTCGACCGCCCGTATAGGTTCAGGAACCCCCCGCCAGTCACCTGAGGGGCAAGTCGGGTCCTGAAGCCCATGATGATCCCTTTGGCGATGAGCTGCTGGATGCGCTTGTGCACCCCGTTCACAGAAAGGGACAGGCGGTCAGCCAGGTCCCGATAGGGCCGACGGGGGTCCACGGCCAGTTCCTTGATGATGAGGATGTCCGTCTCGTCCATGGGCGGTCCCCTAACATGTCTCAGGTTTAAAAAACGTCATCCTCGAACGCGCCCCGCTCACTTTATGGCGTAGAAGCCAGCCTGCAGCTTGGAACGCCAGAACAGCTCCGCAGTTCTGAAACCGGTGCGACGCAACAGCTCCAGGTGCTCCTCCACGGTGATGGGAAAGCATTCCACGTCGAGCCTGGCCAGGAGCTGGGCGATCCCCGCTGAGGTCATACTGTTCCGGGCCCAGTAACGTCCCCACAGCCTCTTCCCGATCTCATACCCCTCGGCCGTGGTGGGACGGACATTCTCGAAAGCGATGAACGTGCCGCCCTCAGGCAGCATATCGTAACATGTCCTCACCGCCTCCGCCCTGCCCTCCGGGGGCATGTAGTGGTGGCACAGGACCGCGGTGATGATGTCGGGGCGCTCGCCCACCTTGCCCAGCAGCTCATTGGTGTGCAGGGGCGGGAGGAACCGGACCCGCTCCGCATTGGCCAGCCTGGCTTTGGCCAGGTCCAACATGCCCGAGAACGGGTCGCTCAGAACGAACTTCGTGCTGGGCAGCTGGTCCACGGCGCGCTGCACCAAAGCCCCCGTGCCGCAGCCAGTGTCCAGCCAGACCCGCGGCGGGTGGTCCAGGCATAGGGCCAGGTCAATGATCTCCTGGTGCATTGCCCCGTAGTACGGCATAGTCGTACGGATCTGGACATCATAATCCTCGCTTTTTAGCGGGGTCCTGTTCGATTCCGCGGGCACACCCCGGGGATGCGCTTGAAGGACTATAATTCATTATCTCGCTCTCGCTTCCACCAATGGATGATGAGATGGGCGCATTGTCATCGTTCCACGTCAGCTTGACCGGGAGATCGCACACTCTTCAAAGATCAATTTCAGGCGCACATCGCCATGATAGAAAGAGGATATGGCAATAGTATCGTCCTGGTCATATGACTATTTCATACGATGAGGCGGAGGGCGCCCTGGCCTCTCGGTGCGATAAAGGCTTATCTATCCCCCCGTCATCCCATTGAACATGTTCGAGCTAACGAGAAGGGACGGCCTGGCTAGGATCGGCAAGCTGGAGACGCCGCACGGTGTCCTGGAAACCCCCGCCCTCCTGCCGGTGGTGAACCCCCGGCTGGTCACCGTCCCCCCGCGCGAGCTATATGATCGCTTCGGCTTCCGCGCGCTCATCACCAACTCATATATCATACGCAACGACCCCAAGCTGAACGAGGCGGCCAGGCGGGACGGCCTGCATGCCATGCTCGACTTCCCCGGGGTCATCATGACCGACTCCGGCACCTTCCAGTCGCACATGTACGGCGAGGTGGAGGTGAAGAACGAGGAGATCGTATCGTTCCAGCGGGACATCGGCACCGATATCGGGACGGTGCTGGACATCTTCACCGAGCCGGACTGGAGCAAGGAGAGGACCGCCGAGGCGGTGGACGTAACGCTGGACCGGACCCAGGACGCCGCTTCCATCAAGGGCGGCATGCTCCTCGCTGGGGTGGTCCAGGGCTCCATATTCCCTGATCTACGGGAGAATTGCGCCCGGAGGCTGGCCCTCATCGACGTGGACGTGCACCCCATCGGGGGAGTGGTCCCGCTCATGGAGCAGTATCGCTTCGCCGAGCTTGTCGATGTTATTGTCGCGTCCAAGAAGGGACTGGACCCCAGCAGGCCGGTGCACCTGTTCGGCGCCGGCCACCCCATGGTGTTCGCCTTGGCCGCTCTGCTGGGCTGCGACATGTTCGACTCCGCCTCGTACGCCAAGTTCGCGCGGGACGACCGCTTCATGTTCCCGGAGGGCACCGCGAGCCTCTCGGACATGAAAGGGATCCACTGCCACTGCCCCGCCTGCGCCTCCCACACGTACGAGGAGATCTCCAAGATGGCGCCGGCGGAACGGACCGCGCTCATCGCCCGCCACAACCTGTGGGTTTCTCTTGAGGAGATCGAGAGGGTGAAGCGCGCCATTTTGGAGGGGGACCTGTGGGAGCTGGTGGAGAGGAGATGCCGCGCCCACCCCGCCCTGCTCAGCGCACTGAGGAGGCTGGCCGACCACAAGGGATACCTGGAAAGGTTCGAGCCGCTCAGCCGGGACAACTCCCTGCTGTACACCGGCATCGAGACCCTCGATCGGCCCGTCCTCCTGCGCTACGAGAAGCGGTTCTTCGATCGCTATCAGTACCCGGACCACGAGATCATGGTGGTGTTCGAGGACGACGGCGGCAAGCCGTTCGCCCGCCACTACGCTCCTCAGATCAGGGAGATGCTGGAGAAGTACGACACTCACTTCTTCGTCGCCTCTCCCATCGGGCCGGTGCCGATCGAACTGGACGAGATGTACCCCATAGCGCAGTCGCTGTTCCCGGACCGCCCCGACCTGGAGACCAAGGAGCGCATCAAGGAGCAGATGGAGCACATGTCCCACGAGCAGACCTACTCCGTGGGCATGGCGTACGACGGGGAGGCGACCATGCAGGCGCTGGAGATGATGAGCCAGAGGCCGCCTTCGTTCGACATCGACCTCGCTCGGGTGAAGGCCGTGGCGGACTACCAGTTCGGAAGGGGCGCGTCGGCCGTCCTGCTGGACGGGAAGGTCAAGTTGGTGAAGTCCGAGAACACCGGCAAGATCCGCAATGTGTTGGTGGACGGGGAGCACATCCTTTCCATGAGGGCCAACGACGGCTTCTTCACGCTGAGGCCTCCCGGAGCGTTCCGCCTGCTGAAAGGGTTCCCCGCACCGCACATGAGAGTGGTGGTGAAGGACGACGCCATCCCGTTCAACCGGGAAGGGAAGAACGTGTTCTGCGCCTTCGTGGAGGAGTGCGACCCCGATGTCGTGCCGATGGACGAGGTCCTGGTAGTGAGCTCGAAGGACGAGCTGGTGGCGATAGGGCGGGCCATGATGGTGAGGGACGATATGCTGGCCTTCCGCACCGGCATCGCCGTCAAGGTCAGGGAAGGGATCAAGAAGTAATCACTTGGCGGCCTGGACCACTTCCTCGGCCACCTTGACGCAGGCGAGAAGGTCCTCCATGGTGTGAAGCATCTGGGGAGCGGTCCCGGACCTGGAGCGGACGATGACCTTGCTGCCGTCCAGCTCGGCCTCGGCGTAAGGTTCGTTGTCCGGAGATATTGCCGCCAGCACCGCTGCCGCTTCCTCCGGCGTGGCATATTCCAGCTCGATGACGCAGTCCACGGTCACGGTGCCGCAGATGCCGCTCATGGAAAAAAAGGTTGTCATTTTCGGACAGGGAAACATTATACGGCCGCAACTCGATGATTTCCACAAGTGTTTGCATGGAACTTATGAAGTGCATCGAAAAAAGGCACAGCGTACGCGGCTATACCGACGAGCCTGTGCCGGACAGCGTAGTGGAGGAAGCGCTGAAGGCGGCGATACTGGCGCCGTCAGCGGGGAACCTCCAGGCCCGCGATTTCGTAGTGGTGAGGAGCGCGGAGACCAAGAAGAAACTGGCGGGGGCGGCGAACCAGCCGTTCATCGGGGACGCTCCCGCCATCATCGTGTGCTGCGTCAACTACGACCGCATCGCCAGGTATGGGCAGCGGGGGCATGACCTGTACTGCCTTCAGGATGTGGCGGCCTCGGTGGAGAACATGCTTCTTTACGCCGCCTCGAAGGGCTACGGCACCTGCTGGATAGGGGCGTTCGACGAGGACAAGGTGAAGGCCGCGCTGGGCCTGCCGCCTAACATACGCGCGGTGTCCATGGTCCCCATCGGAAAGGCCAAGAAAGAGGGGAAGCAGCCTCCGCGGCTGAAGTTGGAGGAAGTGGTCCACCGGGAGAGTTGGTGAAGCTCAGATCCACGCAAGCCGTTCCCGTAGGCGGTGAACGGGTTGCTTCGTGGGATAGACCACGTAGCGCTGACCGTTTCGGACATGTAACGCTCGATCGATTTCTACCGATCGCTGGGCTTCAGGGTCACGGCGCGGTGGATGGTGAGGGACGCGGGCATGGCGCATCTGTGCCTGGCGACCGATGACCTGGATGCCGGGGTGGCAAGGCTGAGTGATATTGGCATCGCGGTCAGCGAGGCGCCGCACAAGGTCGGAGGGGACGCCTTCGACATCGTCGCCACGGACCCACGGTACCTGATCAAGAGAGGGCTGCACCGCGCGACCCTTGCCGGCCCAGACAACGTGGTGATCGAGCTGTTGGAGATGAAAAAGGTAGCCCCGGGCAGATTCGAACTGCCGTCGCTGGCTCCAAAGGCCGGCATGATTGACCACTACACTACGGGGCTGTGTCTGACCACATAATGCTTCTGATATTTAATCCCGAAGAGGGCCGCCGGTCCCGCTGCAACCATGTGTGTTCATAAGTGCTCGCTTCCAATATATTCAAGGGCCGCGCTAGTTCGGTACCGAGGGAACGAGCGGGTCCGATGGAAGCGAGCGGAATGATGAGGGCAATCGTCAGCACCAGGTACGGCAACCCCGAGACGCTCCAGCTCATGGAGGTGGAGAGACCGGTCCCCGTGAACAATGAAGTGCTGGTCAAGGTGCACGCGGCATCCCTGAACAAGTCCGACTGGTACATGATGACCGGAAAACCGTTCCTGGTCCGGATGATGGCAGGAGGGCGGCAGAAGAAGGGGATGCGGGGCATCGGCTCCGACCTGGCTGGCGTTGTCGAGGCGGTCGGGGAGAACGCTCGCCGGTTCAAGCTAGGGAACGAGGTGTTCGGGAACACGTCGGTGGAACGGCTTGGCAGCTGCGCGGAGTACGTGTGCGTTCCGGAAGAACAGCTGGCCCCGAAGCCTTGCAATATCTCGCTCGAGGAGGCGGCGGCCGCACCCCTGGCGGGGATGACCGCACTGCAGGGGCTTCGAGGCATGGGACACATCGGGCCTGGGAAGAAGGTGTTGGTCCATGGGGCATCGGGCGGCGTGGGCACCTTCGCGGTGCAGATCGCCAGGGCGTTCGGCGCGGAGGTCGACGCCGTCACCAGCCCAAGACATGTGGATGCCGCGAGGCATCTGGGAGCGGGCAGGGTCATCGACTATACCAGGGAGGATTTCACCGCAGACCCGCGTAAGTACGACATCGTCTTCGTGGCCAACGGTTCTCGCTCCGTCTTCGACTACTGGCGCGCCCTAAACCCAGGCGGCGTGTGCATAGTGTCAGGGGGATCCATGGCCCAGTTCGCCCAGGCCGGCGTCCTGGGGCCTTTCGCCTCGCTCGGGAACAGGAAGATAAGGCTGCTCAGCGAGAAGAACTCCCAGGAGGACCTGGCCATGCTGAAGGATATGCTCGAGGAGGGGGCGGTGGTCTCGATCATAGACAAGAGCTACCTTTTGAGCGAGGTCCCCCAGGCCATGACATACCTCGGCCAGGGGCATTCCGGCGGCAAGATCGTCATCACCGTGCCGTGAGCGGGCCGATTCACAGCACCCTGCCGAGAAGATAGGTCGGCGCGGCCTCGGTGATCTCCACCTCGACCTTGGAGCCCAGGGGGAGCTTCTGTTGCACCGCCACCGGGCGGTATGAGGAGGTCCGCCCGATGACGCTGCCGGGCTTCCCGACCTCGATGATGAGGATCCGCTCCCTCCTTCCGATCATGGCCTGGTGCAGTTCCTCGGCGATGGCGAAGCGAAGCTTGGTCAGCTCCCTGGAACGCTCCTTGGACACCCAGCCGGGGATCTGGTTCTTGGCCTTGGCCGCCGGGGTGCCGGGGCGGGGGGAGTAGCGCGTGACATTGACGGTGTCCGGGCGCATCTCCTCGATGAGCTTCACGGTGGCGCGGTGGTCCTCCTCGGTCTCGCCGGGGAACCCAGTGATCACATCAGTGGACAGGGTCATGTTCGGGCACGCCTCACGAAGTTTCGAGACCAGGGCGGCGAACTCGTCGGCCTTGTAGCCGCGGTTCATGGCATCGAGCACGTCGTCGCTCCCGCTCTGCACCGGGAGATGAATGAACTTGTACACCTTGGGATGCATCCAGGCGGGGATGAGGTCGTCGATCACCCTGGCGAGATTGTCGGGGTTCATCATGCCCACCCGGACCATGAAGTCCCCGGGGATCTCGACCAGAGAGCTGAGCACCGATGACAGGTTCTTGCCCGAGTCGAATCCATAGCAGGCGGTGTCCTGGGCGGTGACCAGGATCTCCCTGGAGCCGCTGTCGATGTGCTTCCGGGCCGAGGCCACCAGGTCCTCGATAGGATAGCTGGCGAGAGTGCCCCGGGCCGCCTTGGTTATGCAATATGAGCACGCCCCCACGCAGCCCTGGGAGATGGGCAAGGTGGCCGAGATCGGGGCCGGGCGGAAGAGAGGTATCAGATCGGCCCTGCCTACGCTGCTCTCTATCAGTTCGGTGAACGACCCATAATCGCGCGGGGCGATTATCATCGCGTTCGGCGCCTTCTTGACGATGGCGTCGGCCTGGATGGCGGCCATGCATCCCGAGACGACCAGGTGCTTGCGCTGAGAGGATATCTCGCCCATGCGCTTGAGCATGCGGTTCTCCGTCTCGCTGATGACCGTGCAGGTGTTGAGGACCACCAGGTCGGCCGCGGCGGGGTCGTCCACGACCTCATGGCCCAGCGACGTGAGCATGCTTTCCAGCATGGCGCCCTCGCCCTGGTTCATGGTGCATCCATACGTCTCTACGCACACCTTCACGCCGCACACCATTCTCATCCGATAATTAATGGTTTTTGTCAAAAAGGCCACCATGTTGCGGGTACGGGAGGCTGCGCTGGAGGAGAATGAAAAAGAAAGATGAGGCTGGAGGTCTCTATTCCGGGCTCACTTCTTCTTGCGCAGGAAGGTGAAGCCTCCGACGGCCGCGATGGCGATGACGGCCACGATCACCAAGTAGATCCAGGGGTCGTTCCCAGGAGCATCATCCTCGCCTGCGGCGTGCCCGTGGTCGACCTCTTCGGCTTCCAGGCTCAATATCCCGATGTCCTCCTGACCCTCCGCATCGACCGTGACGCTTCTGGTCATTGCCTCATAGCCGCCCTTCTCTATCGTTAGCGTGTATGTGTTGAAGATGGCGTTCTCGAAGACGAAATGACCGGTCCCATTGGTCAGCGCAGACACGGTGCTGTTGAGCCTTACCGTGGCGCCGGCGATGGGGTTGCCGTCATTGTCCTTGACGATGCCGGTGATGGAGCCGAAACCGGTGTTGCTCTCAGGAGGACCGACGACAGCGGCCTCCAACTGCACAGAATAGATCGTATAGGATCCTGCGACGCCAGCCAAGGGATAGTACGTGTTGGTAGCATAGCCACTTTTCGCTATGGTTATGGTGTATATCCCCGAAGCGACAGGATAGAACTCATAGTATCCCGTAGAGCTGGTCGTCCCGGTCATGCCGTTGCTGAGCGTGACGGCGGCACCGGCGATGGGAGATCCGGCACTGTTCGTTATCGTCCCATAGATCCGGCCCTCGTTCTTCAGCGTTGTGAAGGCCCAGGACGCTGTTGTCAGTTCGTTCCCCGAAAGGTCCTTACCATTCACGGTGACCGTGTATTGTGCGTTGTATGCCATGTTTGCAGATGGATTGAACGTGGCGGTTTTCCCGTCAGTGCTCCAGCTTATAGATCCGATCACACCGCCGGTGACGGCAATGGTTACCGAGCTCTGGTCCATCACCTCGTTGAAGGTCACCACGATGTTGCTGGTGACGGCCTCATTGGTGTTCGTGGGCGACTTTGTGATGATGGTCGGAGCGTCGGTGTCCGGAACGAGGGCGACCAGGACCAATGAGCCGTAGCCGACGCCGCTTCCCGGAGGCGCCGACAAAC
The window above is part of the Methanomassiliicoccus luminyensis B10 genome. Proteins encoded here:
- a CDS encoding endonuclease dU, translating into MKKQVRVLGIDDSPFSFRAERALVVGVVARLPVYIEGIMRTEVAVDGCDANDAVIAMLERSRYTEQLKLIMFDGVAVGGFNVIDIDSIHKAIGVPCATVTREMPDFLKMEDALRAHFPDWRDRLAVIKRNPLFRVGAKNRSLYATAVGIDGDTLDDIIRECTVQGALPEPLRIAHLISGAMVLGESHGRA
- the pth2 gene encoding peptidyl-tRNA hydrolase Pth2 encodes the protein MDFSYKMVIAVRWDLRLSAGKMAAQVAHAAVNCALAAKKKTPEWFDRWYSEGQRKVVVKVPNLEELFELKVSAEDLRLTTSLIVDAGMTEIPPNTVTCLGIGPGPNDVVDRVTGHLKLV
- a CDS encoding ABC transporter permease, with translation MSLALLIKDELNGFYRSKVMAILFVGLPAIAVLMYILSPDLGGMPLGAFTALLVSSTAGLLASTTLAVSIINERSQGAFDLFLVRPVKRSHLLLAKYLAVLTCVVLAAALALVLANGYDWYVSGTVDLGALRGPMLVTLTMACLCSAAAVLFGSLVRSVLVGVILTLYGGNQLSAVVVLPALENMFSLEATAALGIGLSIVILGLATTIFNRRLSS
- a CDS encoding ABC transporter ATP-binding protein; the protein is MEAIIIEELVKKYGEVLAVDHASLRVDEGAVFGLIGPNGAGKSTIIRSLLGLVPRDGGKVLVSGMDMVSPEARRKVRVGYLPQRAAFQEWRTAEQALRTLGKLSGLEGERLGRRIDEVLGQLGIEEYRGRKINKLSGGTLQKLGLAQAILHEPAVLVLDEPMAALDPASRFLFKKIVRELRESGTTVLFSSHILSDVEDLADSVGLLQGGKVRYAGPIRGLEKLVSLRSELVVELADDKGEWKSINMPGIDLRQPSAGLLVAHINDPGQWDVVAPRLIEALMKAGCNVRSFNRHDPKLEDIYMACVEGTA
- a CDS encoding AsnC family transcriptional regulator, which gives rise to MDETDILIIKELAVDPRRPYRDLADRLSLSVNGVHKRIQQLIAKGIIMGFRTRLAPQVTGGGFLNLYGRSTANDFLATMERIGEHECTSRIVAAGGQFLYVDAWVRSHQEMLDYQAFVRNVGRIDDLRALAMVMIGQPPAKDPLTRTDYRIVKALWDDCRRPLQDVAKDVGSTAKTVKRRLEALEEQKFVYYMLDGGPCSSGGLTSIVHAKLKRGGRSLQDAALALFNSRNPHILGVSASNVEPDLLLLSMWARDLKELRDAEASLNANEDFESLYSNLFYDMRLYPTWMDKLISDRSK
- a CDS encoding class I SAM-dependent methyltransferase; its protein translation is MPYYGAMHQEIIDLALCLDHPPRVWLDTGCGTGALVQRAVDQLPSTKFVLSDPFSGMLDLAKARLANAERVRFLPPLHTNELLGKVGERPDIITAVLCHHYMPPEGRAEAVRTCYDMLPEGGTFIAFENVRPTTAEGYEIGKRLWGRYWARNSMTSAGIAQLLARLDVECFPITVEEHLELLRRTGFRTAELFWRSKLQAGFYAIK